The following is a genomic window from Mus caroli chromosome 17, CAROLI_EIJ_v1.1, whole genome shotgun sequence.
gcctgcctctgcctcccaagtgctaggattaaaggcatgtgccaccactgcctgtgtGATCAGTGCCTCTAGGGATCCACCCATCCGcccagtgctgggttacaggagCTGTGCTCAACTTTTGCTTGGGTGTTCCCCAGCACCTCTGTACTCAGGGTCTAGACTTATTCGATGGGTACTTTACAAACAGAGATATCTGCAAgcattcctttgtgtgtgtgtgtgttttcagggtcctatatagcccaggctatcctcaaactccctgtgtagctaaggataaccttaaacatctgatcttcctgcctctacctcctgagtgctggggtcacaggcatgaACCATGAAGCCTAGGTTTTGTGGTACTGGAATGGAACCCAGCACCTCCTCCTGCCAACTGGGCGAGCTCTCTGCCAAATGAGCCCATTTCTCACCCTCACTGCTATGGCACATTTCCATATTGGTTCTTACTAAATGGGCTTAGAAGAAGCAACTGTGGGGCCCAGGGAACCTGTAAGGCTCAGCTTCCTGGCCAGCTTGGCCTCCCGGGACAGCCTGTCCACCAGGACAGCCTTCAGGGAGGATGCGTGAGCAGCAGTTACTTGTCACCAGAAGGAATAAAGGGATATCAGTCACCAAAGAGCATGCCAGTCATCGGTCTCTGAACTCCTAGGCTCACCCGGCCTACAAGAATGACAGAGCCCAGGACAGGACGGTTAGGGCTAGTTTTCCCTCTTACCCCCACTGCACATGCTCCaactttgcctctttttttttttttggatttttcaagacagggtttctctctatagccctggggctgtcctggaactcaccttgtagaccaggctggcctcgaactcagaaatccacctgcctctgcctccctagtgctgggtttaaaggcgtgcgccaccaccgcccagttcCATCTTTGCCTCTTTAAAGGCCCCAAATCACTACTACGACTCCTCATTTCTCTCAGAGCAAAAGCCAGTTAACCAGGCACCTTCTACTCCACCTAGGCCCTCACGACCTTTAGCCACGATGGTCACCCCACTGACCCCTCAACCCATCAGGTACCGCTGCCTCAGGCTCCTTACACTGGCTCTCCTCTCTGAATGCCATGTCCCTGAACCTAGAACCCAGGCACTAAGGATCGCTCACCTCGCATCGATGAGGCCTGCGCCAGAAACCTGTATGAAGGGCATCTGCTTCTGCAGTCCCCTCTGCTCCCCCTCCCGTCCCTAGCACTTAATATCTCCCAGACTTTGCTTGTTTGTCACCACCCCTGTCTGCAGTCTACCCTCCTCCACAGGTACTCCAGCTACAAGAGGGATCGTATTGcttcatggtggtacacatctttttACCCCAGTGtgctggaggtagaggcaggcagatctctgtgagcccaaagccagcctggtcgatatagtgagactctgcctcagaaacACCTCCAGACCCCCAAACAAACCtcaagccctctggaagagcttaatggctgagtcatctctccagctctatttATTTCTTGGAGACAGTATTAcaagtagctctggctggcctggaactctctcacTATATAGCTAGAGATGGCCCATAATTACTGATagtcctgcctccgcctcccaagttcTGCGGTTacagaagtgtgccactgtgcctggcatgAATTCAATCCCAGAGAACCGAGCTCATTCTATGAGTGGCTGGAGGAATCTGAGGCACGTGCAGACTCAAGAGTCACTTGGCCAAGCTGGATCCCTGGCCCTATTGAGTGGTTGAATAGGAAGCAAGGCTCTGAGGGACAGGGTGTAGGATAGTAGAGGCTCACGTTTCGGGGCCGGATAGGGACCCTCTCGTTGTCCGAGTTCATTCCAGGAATGATGACAGTCATACGGCGGGGTCCTCGGAAGCCTAAAACATTGGTTTCCTGAAACAAAGAGGGACATCAGGCCGCATCCCACCTGAGGAGGGACTGGCATGGCAGGGACAGTGGCTTCTTACATAGACCACAGCGGCCAGCTCCTGGCGCAGGCTTCCCACGTCACCACCTCCCCCTCGCTGTGGGTTCTGCCCGTTGTCAAAGACTGTGAAGCGGTTCCCCAAGAGATTAGACCTGAGGATGGAAAGAGTTGGGCTAAGGCAAGGGAGTacttcccacctcccaccccaagaGCCTTCCCACAGCCTCCCAGTCCAAGAGCAAGGGGCAGTATGTATCTTGGGACTAAGCACACGTCATGTGCCCTGACCCAGGCTTCCCTTAAAGGGAAGGAGAGCTTTTAAGattattatttatcattgttGCTTTGAGACAGTCTGGCCCTGGGGCTCAGTGGCACCCTGCTAAGCCTTCTTTCCAGGCCTcaggtcctaaattcaatccctagcaGCAGGAAAAGCAGAGCCAGATGTGGCAGAAACAGCTGCATTtggcaggtggaggcagaagatcaggaatccaaggtcaTCCCCCAGAGTCTAGTGAGGTctaaaccagcctgggctacaggagaccctgtctcaaaaaaaaaaaaaaaaaaaaaaaaggctggcaAGGTCTGTAGCACAAGCCTGGAGACCCAGGTtcgatccctgggatccacacaaAGGTTGCAAGAAATCAGCATGCAGTACGTGTGCATGCCACACCCAGACTAAAACAAATCATTCAAATTCCGGCTCCATCTGTGTGGACATAGGAAACAGCAACGTCTCAGGAGTTTATTCGGCATTGATTATTCTTTACGTTGACTTATTGAATgtacctcgtgtgtgtgtgtgtgtgtgtgtgtgtgtgtgtgtgtgtgtgtgtgtgttcatgcgcacagtggaggtcagaagacaactttgaagagtcagttctctccttttgtcaTATGGGTCCCAGGCTTGGGACCAAGcctgtcatcaggcttggtgacaagcccCTTACCCCCTTTGCAATCTTGCTGGCCCTTAGCTTTCCCACCTGTTAATCAGAACAGCTACAGTCCCCCTCTGGTTTGGTTCGtaagaaaatacaatatttgGCTAATATTTGGtaagtttttaaaactacatctGAGGCTCAGGGAGGCCCCTACATGCCTTTTGTTAAATACAGAAGCAAAATAAGACCTCGGAGCAGCTTGGCGGCTGGCTATGTGGGAAGTCATCCTGGTGACACGGAGTCCTCCCTTTCTTGTTCATTCACCTAGTGAATATTACTTTtgcttgtttctgagacagtgtctgtcacacagcatagaccaggctgcccaccggggggtggtggcacatgcctttaatcccagcactcgggaggcagaggcaggcggatttctgagttcaaggccagcctggtctacaaagtgagttccgggacagccagggctatacagagaaaccctgtctcgaaaaacaaaacaaacaaacaaacaaactagaacaggctgcccttgaacttgccaagctctgcctgcctctgcctgctggtgCTGGGATTCAGGGTGTGAGGCAGGGGCTCAGGAGTTCCTGTTAAGCTTGAACTGACTGTAGAGCCAAGAAGGGCCATgaactatcctcctgcctctacctcccaagtgctggttttACAGATGTTCCATGACGCCtgatttatgtggtgctgggaccAAGTGagctgcatcctctctctctttctctctctctctccccccttcccctcccctccccctctccctcttcttctccctctccccctcccctcccctccctttctctccccctctctgacAGGctctaatgtagcccaggctggactcaagtTCCTTACACAGCAAAGTctaactttgaactcctgatacttctttctcttcttcccagcagctgggattataggcacacaccaccatgccctgcagtATAACCTCCCTAGAGAAGATTCTATGTGGGAAGTGTTAGCTCTCAATGACAAGGGCCACAGGCCTGGCCCTGCCTGGGTGGGGCTTCTCTATGGGAGCCTTGGCCATGTCTACACACTCCCTATCCCCTGGGGGAGGTGTTGGCatgccacccccaaccccatcccacaAAACTGACTATACAAGGTCCCCAAGAGATCTATGCATGCCAGGGTTCGAAATGTCCTAGGCCGGGAGACATCTCTGGAGCACCCCGTGTGGGGGCGCTCTGCCAGCCATAGAGGGACAGGAGTGCAGCTGCACCTCAGCTTCCCGATGAAATTCTCGCCTCCCCGAGACAGGTTGGTGGGATCACTGGAGATGAGATAGTTGGCCGTCTTACTCCTCTTGCGTTTCCTGCCGGCCAGGAGAAACACCTGCagagaaggggacagagaggTGACAGAGTGAGACAGATGGAACTGGGGTACCAGAGAGGCCGCAGACACTCAAGCACTAGACAACCCTCAGCTCTAGACACCGCCCCCAGCCCTAGACGTGCCCCACCCTCTTTCTCAGGACCTTCTTCTCAGTGTCCAGGTGCAGGAAGTAGGACGGGTACATGCCGCGATCCATGCCCTTCTTGTCCCGTGTCAGCCGGCAGCGGACTGCCCGGCCCTGGGGTGCTGGCTGTAGCACAAACTCCCGGGGTTCACCCACTTCCACAGGGGGAGAAgaggctctctcttccttctgcgtGGGCAGACGGTGCATCAGCCAGGGCACCCCCTCCATAGGTTCCGTCTCTGCACCCCAGGCAAGACAGGCCACCACTTACCACTttctggagggagaaaagagctACGTCTATTCCAGGCCTGGGAGCTGAGGCGCCTTGTTCCACTACAGCCCCAGCAACCCAGCCCCATGATAGAAGGTTCTAGGATTCTGTGATATAACTATTTAGCCCGAGTACAAACAGTCCCAGTGTGAGTCCAGGTTCTACCACCAAAGGTCTATCGACTGGATATAatgttcttattttcatttagagtctcatgtagcccaggctagcctcaaactcacagggtttctctgtgtagccccgactgtcctaaaactcactctgtagaccaagctggcatcgaactcagaaatccacctgcttctgcctcccaagtgctggggctaaaggcatgcgccaccaagcctggctagcCTCACAATCTTGATGTTCTTCCCTTTAccccctgagtactgggatgacaCTACCTCTACCTACCATGACCTGCCCTGCTGTGCTGGTGATGatctttggttttttgggttttgggtaatatatatgagtgttttgtccacatgtctgtataccacatgtgtgtctggtgcccttggaggccagaagagggtacaggaacccctggaactgcagttttATGTTGATGTGAGTgaccacgtgggtgctaggaactgaacccaggtcctccgctGGAGTAGtcaatgctgagccatctctccagcccctatttagtttatttgagataaggtttcactATAGGGCCTCAAAGTCtgtaagcccaggctggcctcactgaAACCCTCCTTAACTTCCCAGAACTTGGAATAGAAGTCTGTAGCACCATGCCTAGCTCTCCCAATAACTTTCTTCATTCCCCTTAACACATGGGGGTTAGCAGTCTACTTGGAGAGGAAGAGCGGTCTCTAACCAATGACCTAACCGCTGTAGAAACTCTGTTCCAAGCCAGTCTTTCCAGGGACCACAGCTGTGTGAGACATCCTGAGCCCACAATGGCTCTGTGACACTGTCCCTAGATTTATGACCCTCGGAAATGAAGCAGGGGAAATCTAGTTCTCTGaagaccttggggggggggggactttgtTACTCTGCAAAACACAGCTGACTCATGAACCTGTCAGCTCACTTTGCTCTTGGAGAATTCCCTAGTAATGCAGGTTACAGGAGGAGGCAGGGTGAGCCTGGTGCCCTTTCACCCTCTGCTCTGTTTGTCACAGGAGGGTCACTGGGACTCAGATCCCTCAGGGGACAGCCAGACCTATCAGGCTGAGGTTTCAGCACCTGAGGCTGAGGAGTTACCTAGGATGACAGCTCTTTGCTGAGGGCAGTCCTACTGTGTGTGAGGTGAGGCACAGCCTGGGGCCCACTGCCAAGGGGCAAATGACCATCTTGAGTGGACTCCAGCCTGTTCCAGAGGAAACCTGGGAAACATCAGATTATGTGTGGAATGTGGGCTGGGAGAACTTACTCAAACATTTCTCACACCTGTGAATTTCAAAAGCCTGCTGCCCCCAAGGGCTGCCTCTACCTGGGGTGAGATACTGTGGCCACCAGCCTCAGGGATTTGGGTTCATGGGACTCTATCCCTGAAGATCTGACACTCCTCCACTATTAACCCTGAAAGCTCGAAAGCTCAGACCAGACCAGGCCTGGCTCTTATGTTGCTTCCTTGCTAGGAGAGCTTTGGACAGTCTCAGCCAGGCCTCCGGATTAACTGTGAACTCAAGCGGGTGTGTCTACGTGGTCCTTCAAAGTACTTAGCAACACGTTTTGACCATGAAAGACATCCAGTCAAGATGGACTCTGTACTTCGGGGGAAGGTTCTGGAGCCTTTGATGGCTTGAGATCAATTGACCTTTTCATTTAaagatgtattcttttctttgtatgaCGGTTCTGCCTATGTGCAGTGCATGGCTGTGTATCTTGGGAGTGCTGGAGCCTTCAGAGTTCAGTAGAGGGCATCAGGAtccctggaatgggagttacaaAGGTGGTGAAGTGCCACGTGGGTGGCACTGGGAATCAAGTGTGATTCCTTTGTAAGTGCacccaatgctcttaactgctgagccatctccagccgtgtgtgtgtgtgtgtgtgtgtgtgtgtgtgtgtgtgtgtgtattttatttggttggttggctggttttgagacagggtttctctgtgtagctgtggctatcctagaactcactctgtagaccaggcttgtctggtactcacagagatccactggctCCACCTTtggaatgttggaattaaaggtatgcatcttgcttgctttccttttcctttttttctcttttcttttctttctttcttttttctttctttctttccctattttatttttgaggcagagtctcatgtagaTCAGGTTTGCCTCAACCTCAGGGTGTAGCTGTGGTTAGCTCTGAACACCTGATCCTGCTGTCTGAACACCTGATCCTGCTGTCTGCACTTCCCATGCCCTAGGTTTGTGTGCACCTGGAACCAGGGCTGGGAGGCTATGGGCCCTGAGGGTGACCTCAGACTAGCAGAGTGGAGCATTTTAAAACTGGTCCAGCTAGCCAATTTTCAGCCCCTCAAAGGTGTGTTCCCAAAGGTGTGTAAGCTGTGCCTCGAGGAAGCCTGGAATCTTAGttctcacacctgtaatcctagtaccagagttccagggcatcctgggctacatagcaagaccttatctGCGCCCCCCTTccccattccaaaaaaaaaaaaaaaaaaaaaaccctagttaCACCTGCTTTCTAACTGGGGGCTATATGCTGGTTGCATTGTAGAGAGGAGACTTGGACAGCCGAAGCCCGTGGGTTCCCTGTCTCTTCCGTTCCCATGAACCTGATCTTCCTAGGCCTTGTGCCCTGTCACAGATGGGGAGCCAAGTCATTACCCCGAAGTCCCCTGCGCCCCTTGGGTCACAACCTTTTTGCCTTTCCCTTTAGCTCTGCCCTTCTGGTTGCTGTTCTTCATCACTGCGGATgcaacctcctcttcctcttcttcctcttcctccttcttctcttcctctgagcCTTTAGGAGGTCCTGATCACGGAAGGGGAAAGGCTGTAGGCCCCCTCACCTGAATTGGTCAGGTTTTCCAATACCCATAATCCTCTTTTGTCAGAGCCTGGCGATCAGGGGTATCGGGAAGCCTGCCCTGTGGTCTAGGTCTCACCCACACCCGTCATGGGGCGCTGCACACACATAACTTCCACAGTCTCAGCACCCCTGAGCCACCCCCACCTTTCTTCTTCACACCCTTCTCAGCCGCGCCACCTTCCCCAACCAGGAACATGGCTGCTGGAAACTCCTTCCTCAAGGCTGCTGGGCTCCCCGCGGGGTCCTTGTCAGTCTCCCCAGGCCCTGCAGACAGGATACAAGGAGTCGCCAACGCACCACACCCAGTGCCCCCTGCCGCGCCCCGTGTCCcattttaccttttttctttgcctttctcagCTTGGTTCCCTCCCCTACCTCCTTCTTCTTGGTTCGGAGCGGTTTCCGAGGGGCATCCGGGCTTCCTACATCCCCTGGGAACAGGAGATTTGAGGGCGGGGGCGGggtcagggaaggaaggaaccttTTGGAGCTGAGGGCCACTTTCTAACCCCCGTATCCAGCTTCAGGTCCCTAGGGTGCCAAAGCCAGACGGGTCTGTTGGTCTCGTGTTAACTTTTTGTCTAAGTCTGAAAAATGATCTGGCTTAGGAACCAGCTTAAGAGGCAGGGACGGAATGAACGGGTGAACAACGCTAGGCCTTCGCTGGAGCCTCTGAGTCCTCCTTCAGCAGCGTCTCCTGCAAGGACCCTCCTCAGCCCCTTAGCACAGAGCCCCGGTTCCAGCGGCCCCCACATTTCTGACCTGACCTTCCTGGGCAGACGCCCAGGCCTGGCGTCATCAGCGTCTTTAgccacagatttcttttttacttttatctaCTTTATAAAAAGCATAACGCAATCTATGTGAAgcaaacccacacacaaaaaaccaaaaccaaaccaaaccaaccaaacaaacaaacaaaaaaaacaccacacATAGTCCTCCTCCTGGGCGTACCTCTGTGGTTTGCAACAGCCCTGAGAACTGATCTTCTTAGAGACCACCagtgtgtggaggggggaggggagggagcagcCTCTTCACAAAGTCGAAGGTGATGGGCAACCTTGGGATCCCGCCTGCCCCTCCAGAGGACTCTCTGCCTGTTCATGGGCTCCTGGGTGCTCCCTGCACCTACCCCTTGGGCCCAGAGCcttggctttcttctctctctccttgggtgctttcttggGGGGCAAagagcttttctcttttttcccctctttcttctcctcttcttcatcatcatcgtcatcattgtcatcatcatccgAATCCTCTTCCGAATTCTCCTCTGTGGAGGGAAATTCTCCAATAAAACAGGctccagaggtttagtccctgCAGGACTCCAAGCACCTTCCTACAGTGGGCTGCGGTGGGAGGCACCCTGTTCAGGCTCCCTCCCCGTCACTCTCCCGCCTGATCTGTCTACCTGTGTGTCCCAGTCTGACTTCCCACCGTCCCCACTTGTTCTTGTATAGCTGCTTCTGACTCATCTGGGGTACTTAAGGCTGTAGCTCAaggctgcctcagtttccctatatTGTAGCGGGGGCGGGGAAGAGCAAggaaaccaacccccccccccgctgggTGCTCTGGGGTGATACCTGCTTCCCCAGGCCaggtctcttcctccctcccagtcACTCACCTCCTCCCAGGTCTGGGGCGCGGGCAACTAGGAAGTTTTCCCGGGGATCCCGCTTCTTGGCCTCGGGGTCCCTCAGGAACTTGGCGTAGACTGTCTGCGCAGTGCGCGGCTCTGCGGGGTCTGCGGGCGGCTCCTCGTGCTTCCTGCGCCCAGCTAGGGCCAGACCTCGGGCTCATCAGGGTCCTGGCCTCCGGGTCCCCACTTCAGCCTCCCGCGCCCGACCTTCCCGCGCTCCCCCGCCCCAGGACTTACCCCCAGCTTTACGGGGTTTGGATTCCAGGGAGTCGGGGGTCTCGGGTTTCTTTTTCCTCAACTTCTGTCCCTGGGCGGGTCGCTGCGGAATAGGGGTCATGGGGAGAAGAGGGGACTCTAGGGCTCCCATCCCCCTCTAATCCCTTGGAGCCACCAGAAATAGCCTCGGATTATCCCAAGGGGTGTTGCAGCCCCTGCTCTGGGTGAATGTCTTATCCACTCATGGTGGTCACTTCCAAGACTCAAAGCCCCCCAAGTCCTTCTGAGCACCCCACATCCTAACCCCCCATTTCTTCTTCTAAACTCTTCAAGCTAAGAGCTGCAGGGTTCTGGCGAGAGGACCTCTCCCGGGCAGCCCTGCTTCCTGTGCACACCAGAATATCTTCGCAGCTCTTTTCCAATCCCCAAACCGGGTGACACACCTGTTTGGGGCGCAGCGGGGGCTCGGGGCTCAGGCAGTCCTCTTCGTGGCCGCTGAGGGTACAAAGGGACCAGGCTGTTCCTCTCTTGCGGTCTACTCTCCCCCTCCCTACTGCGGCCCAGAAACTAGAGTTTGGAGTTCAGGTGGGGCGATGTGGTTCTCCCACCTGTCTGAGGCCCACACTTCCCGAAGGGTCTCCTCCTGCAGTGGCATGGCGTCTGTGTGCCTGTCACAGCcaccacccctctctctctctctctctctctggtgactccccagcctcccttccttcctagcTAATCTCGGCTCAGCTTCTCCCCACCTTCCGGGGCCAAGAGGCCACCAGGACTCACCTCTGAGGACAAGATGTTCTAGCCCCATGGGCTCAACCATTGAAGGGAAGCTCTGGATCCCAGTTCTCCTCAATACAGCAGCCGGGAAGAAAAGGATGTTCCACCCACCTCACTTTCCTACCTAAGATGTCAGTGGTGCCGGTGCTGGAGAGTAAAAGGCCAGACTGGCCCTTCAGACTGTCTTTGCCTCCCCCTTTTCCCAGccggtctcactctgtagccagggCCTTCCTGtgtgggctggcctggaaccgaAGACTCTCCAGTCTCCTGAGTGTGAGGATTGCCAGCATGCGACACCAAACTCAGCCTGAGATAtgctcatttaaaatgtttacatttatttattgcatgtgtGGGTGGGACACATGGCCTGCTTCCTGTGTAAAGAGGACCCGAGGACAACTCCTTCCAGCGTGTGGCAGTGTGTGGCAGCGTGTGCCCTGCCTAAGCCATTTTCcacagctttatttatttatttatttttgagacagggtttctctgtttagttctggctgtcctggaactcactctatagaccaggctggcctcgaactcagaaatctgcctgcctctgcctcccgagtgctgggattaaaggtgtgtgccaccactgcccggctccttttattttttttattttattttatcttatttatttatttatttatttatttatttatttatttttggtttttcgagacagggtttctctgtgtagccctggctgtcctggNactcactttgtagaccaggctggcctcgaactcagaaatccgcctgcctctgcctccNgagtgctgggattaaaggcgtgccccaccacgccctgctgaattggtttttttttttttgttttttgttttttgttttttgttttttgttttttgtttttttccttttatttttaaagacaaggtttcactatgcagccctggctcatctagaacttgctatatagacgaccaggctagccttgagttaattcccagggatctgcctgcctctgcctccttagtgtgGGATAGCAGGCTTGCCTTGCTGGCTTGAGAGACATATATTGAGCGGTTGGGTTAAGGGGTCCCCAAAGCTTCCAGATCAGGAAGAGAGTCAGCAAGACACAGGGGTCACCAACAGCCTGGTGTGCTGGAAGGTGTGGGTTACTGGGAGGCAGCCTTGAGTGTGTCACTGAAGAACTGCTGCCCCATCACCCTACATATAAGATAGGTGTAATAGCCCTGTGGAAGCATACGAAATGAGGTGACAGAGGAGAAGCCACAGACAGCAGACACTCGGTACTCTCCTTGGGTGCCCTTCTTCAGGGCCTActgcacacaacacacatcttgaccagggtttgatttctctctttctttcttccttccttcctttctttcttttttttttttttaagatttacttatttattatatgtaagtacactgtagctgtcttcagacacaccagaagagggagtcagatctcattacagatggttgtgagccaccatgtggttgcaagaatttgaactcaggaccttcggatgaacagtcagtgctcttaatcactgagccatctcaccagcccagagagATTGATTTcctagagcattttttttttttttaatttcacctgGGGCTCACAGGAGTTAACGAAAAGCTGGGCCAGAGAAGACCACCACTTTACAGGTGGCGGTCTTTACaacttatttttggtttttcgagacagggtttctctgtatagccctggctgtcctgcaactcactttgtagaccaggctggcctcgaaactcctcctgcctctgcctcccaagtgctgggattaacaaggcatgcgccaccacgcctggctagcctcaatttcactatgtagctgaactcctgatcctcctgcctccatcctccAAGTACCcagatgacaggcatgtgccattgtgcatttatttgtttgtttctttagactCTGGTCTtactggctagcctggaatttcttgtgtagaccaggctggtcttgaccctcccagagatccacctctctctacctcctgagtgctgggatttaaggtgtgcagTTGTACGTGCCAAACGACTATTTTGACTtctgtaatatgtgtgtgtggggggggtatacATGAATGTGGATCCCACACAGCTGGAGTGACAGACACATgggagctgcccagtgtgggtgctccacactttaaagatttatttattttatatatgtgaatactctgtcgctgtcttcagacacatccaaagagggcatcggatcccatcacagatggttgtgagccagcatgtggttgctgagaattgaactcgggacctctggaagagcagtcagttttaaccgctgagccatctctccagcccctcaagaaatctttttttttttttttNNNNNNNNNNNNNNNNNNNNNNNNNNNNNNNNNNNNNNNNNNNNNNNNNNNNNNNNNNNNNNNNNNNNNNNNNNNNNNNNNNNNNNNNNNNNNNNNNNNNNNNNNNNNNNNNNNNNNNNNNNNNNNNNNNNNNNNNNNNNNNNNNNNNNNtgtagaccaggctggcctcgaactcagaaatccgcctgcctctgcctcccgagtgctgggattaaaggcgtgcgccaccacgcccggcaagaaatcttaataaaagtaaatcctgggccggagagatggctcagcagttaagagcactgactgctcttccagaggttctgagttcaattcccagcaaccacatggtggctcacagccatctgtaatggattctgatgccctttttttggtgtctaaagacagctacagtgtactcatataaataaaataactcttttaataaataaataaatctttaaaaaagaaaaatcttcaaaaccaaaaccaaggactggcaagatggcggTTCAGTAGGTAAGAGGAGCTTGCTGCAGAGCTTGAACACCTACGTTagatctccagaactcacatggtgggaagccaaaaccaactcctgcaagctgacctctgacctccaggagTATATGTGTCCCagggcactcacacacacaccctccacagGCA
Proteins encoded in this region:
- the Tulp1 gene encoding tubby-related protein 1 is translated as MPLQEETLREVWASDSGHEEDCLSPEPPLRPKQRPAQGQKLRKKKPETPDSLESKPRKAGAGRRKHEEPPADPAEPRTAQTVYAKFLRDPEAKKRDPRENFLVARAPDLGGEENSEEDSDDDDNDDDDDEEEEKKEGKKEKSSLPPKKAPKEREKKAKALGPRGDVGSPDAPRKPLRTKKKEVGEGTKLRKAKKKGPGETDKDPAGSPAALRKEFPAAMFLVGEGGAAEKGVKKKGPPKGSEEEKKEEEEEEEEEVASAVMKNSNQKGRAKGKGKKKVKEERASSPPVEVGEPREFVLQPAPQGRAVRCRLTRDKKGMDRGMYPSYFLHLDTEKKVFLLAGRKRKRSKTANYLISSDPTNLSRGGENFIGKLRSNLLGNRFTVFDNGQNPQRGGGGDVGSLRQELAAVVYETNVLGFRGPRRMTVIIPGMNSDNERVPIRPRNASDGLLVRWQNKTLESLIELHNKPPIWNEDSGSYTLNFQGRVTQASVKNFQIVHADDPDYIVLQFGRVAEDAFTLDYRYPLCALQAFAIALSSFDGKLACE